From Gigantopelta aegis isolate Gae_Host chromosome 11, Gae_host_genome, whole genome shotgun sequence, the proteins below share one genomic window:
- the LOC121385290 gene encoding EGF-like domain-containing protein 1: MRRTVIQIALCLLAVSLTHGGPFNCLRASQSCPAGATCRPDGKCQCPSTLEGDDCSIVIAAKGGRACRRIRCRNGGVCVRRGSGAGCACTVDYYGVDCSFKRYNVLCQDQEILFNINPVGTFHGSAFLENMEHKSQCRGFPISDEGVDGIPESWEGYVVRIPHNSIHCGSIIARPSQSGDRYVFERKIMVRYEDSIITTYDDVFLGFCEVRNQVVVRSRNIRVKDDDHTGGASLHQGSAVVVAVCVVAAVWRQGFDSWIIL, from the exons ACGGTGGGCCATTCAACTGCTTACGAGCGAGCCAAAGTTGTCCTGCTGGCGCCACGTGTAGACCTGACGGCAAGTGTCAGTGTCCGTCAACACTCGAGGGAGATGACTGTTCCATAGTGATAG CTGCCAAGGGTGGCCGAGCGTGTCGTCGAATAAGGTGCAGGAAcggtggggtgtgtgtgaggAGGGGCAGCGGGGCGGGGTGCGCGTGCACCGTCGACTACTATGGGGTGGACTGTTCCTTCAAACGAT ACAACGTCCTTTGTCAAGATCAGGAAATACTCTTCAACATTAATCCAGTCGGAACATTCCATGGGAGCGCTTTCCTGGAAAACATGGAGCATAAGTCTCAGTGCCGAGGGTTTCCGATTTCGGACGAGGGTGTCGACGGAATTCCCGAATCGTGGGAGGGCTACGTTGTCCGGATTCCTCATAACAGCATCCATTGTGGAAGCATTATCGCCAGACCATCACAg AGCGGTGACAGGTATGTGTTCGAAAGGAAAATAATGGTCAGGTACGAAGATTCGATAATTACTACATATGACGATGTGTTCTTAGGATTCTGTGAAGTGAGAAACCAGGTCGTAGTGAGAAGCAGAAATATCAGAGTGAAAGA TGACGATCACACAGGGGGTGCGTCACTCCACCAGGGGTCAGCTGTTGTTGTCGCCGTCTGCGTGGTCGCCGCTGTCTGGAGACAGGGATTCGACAGCTGGATAATATTATAA